Proteins encoded together in one Streptomyces sp. NBC_01216 window:
- a CDS encoding DUF4287 domain-containing protein, protein MSHVFSEETHRNLLARIPHCTGREVSDWLRTVEEGPSLVRFEEKVSWLRGAHDLAYGHAKAIVHEYDLRRAARRLL, encoded by the coding sequence ATGTCCCACGTCTTCTCCGAAGAGACCCACCGCAACCTGCTCGCCCGCATCCCCCACTGCACCGGTCGTGAAGTGTCCGACTGGCTCCGCACCGTGGAGGAAGGCCCCTCCCTCGTCCGTTTCGAGGAGAAGGTCAGCTGGCTCCGCGGCGCGCACGACCTCGCGTACGGCCACGCGAAGGCGATCGTCCACGAGTACGACCTGCGCAGAGCGGCCCGTCGGCTGCTCTGA
- a CDS encoding acetyl-CoA C-acetyltransferase: MPEAVIVSTARSPIGRAFKGSLKDLRPDDLTATIIQAALAKVPELDPRDIDDLMLGCGLPGGEQGNNLGRIVAVQMGMDHLPGCTITRYCSSSLQTSRMALHAIKAGEGDVFVSAGVEMVSRFAKGNSDSLPDTHNPFFAEAEARTAAVAASEGSTWHDPREDGVVPDAYIAMGQTAENLARLKGISRREMDEFGVRSQNLAEQAIKNGFWEREITPVTTPDGTVVSADDGPRAGVTLEGVQGLKPVFRPDGLVTAGNCCPLNDGAAALVIMSDTKARELGLTPLARIVSTGVSGLSPEIMGLGPVEASKQALRRAGLGVGDIDLAEINEAFAAQVIPSYQELGLDLDKVNVNGGAIAVGHPFGMTGARITGTLINSLQFHDKQFGLETMCVGGGQGMAMVIERLS, translated from the coding sequence ATGCCCGAAGCCGTCATCGTCTCGACCGCCCGCTCCCCCATCGGCCGGGCCTTCAAGGGCTCCCTGAAGGACCTGCGGCCCGACGACCTCACCGCGACCATCATCCAGGCCGCTCTCGCGAAGGTTCCCGAGCTGGACCCGCGGGACATCGACGACCTGATGCTCGGGTGCGGTCTGCCGGGCGGCGAGCAGGGCAACAACCTGGGCCGCATCGTGGCGGTGCAGATGGGAATGGACCACCTGCCCGGCTGCACGATCACCCGCTACTGCTCGTCCTCCCTGCAGACCTCCCGCATGGCGCTGCACGCCATCAAGGCCGGAGAGGGCGACGTCTTCGTCTCGGCCGGTGTCGAGATGGTCTCCCGCTTCGCGAAGGGCAACTCCGACTCGCTGCCCGACACGCACAACCCGTTCTTCGCCGAGGCGGAGGCCCGGACGGCCGCCGTCGCCGCGTCCGAGGGTTCCACCTGGCACGACCCGCGCGAGGACGGCGTCGTCCCGGACGCGTACATCGCGATGGGGCAGACGGCCGAGAACCTGGCGCGCCTGAAGGGCATCTCGCGCCGGGAGATGGACGAGTTCGGCGTACGGTCGCAGAACCTCGCCGAGCAGGCCATCAAGAACGGCTTCTGGGAGCGCGAGATCACGCCGGTGACGACGCCGGACGGCACGGTCGTCTCGGCGGACGACGGCCCGCGCGCGGGGGTCACCCTGGAGGGCGTCCAGGGCCTCAAGCCGGTCTTCCGTCCCGACGGTCTGGTGACGGCGGGCAACTGCTGTCCGCTCAACGACGGTGCCGCCGCGCTCGTCATCATGTCGGACACGAAGGCGCGCGAGCTGGGTCTGACGCCGCTCGCCCGCATCGTCTCGACCGGCGTCTCGGGCCTGTCTCCCGAGATCATGGGCCTCGGTCCGGTCGAGGCGTCGAAGCAGGCACTGCGGCGCGCCGGGCTGGGCGTCGGGGACATCGATCTGGCGGAGATCAACGAGGCGTTCGCCGCGCAGGTCATCCCCTCGTACCAGGAGCTGGGACTGGATCTGGACAAGGTGAACGTCAACGGCGGCGCGATCGCCGTCGGCCACCCCTTCGGCATGACCGGTGCCCGCATCACGGGCACGCTGATCAACAGCCTGCAGTTCCACGACAAGCAGTTCGGCCTGGAGACGATGTGCGTGGGCGGCGGGCAGGGCATGGCGATGGTGATCGAGCGACTGAGCTGA
- a CDS encoding SGNH/GDSL hydrolase family protein, which produces MARRIAAGAAFGGGSIGLLGVAAVGVLLAEVQLAKRSVGGGVAPLPPGADGLYGRSFASSDPASVPLRLALLGDSTAAGQGVRRAGQTPGALLASGLAAVAERPVVLRNVALPGARSDDLERQVSLLLATPAGPPDVCVIMIGANDVTHRMPPTESVRSLAAAVRRLRTAGAEVIVGTCPDLGTIEPVYQPLRWLARRVSRQLAAAQTIVVVEQGGRTVSLGDLLGPEFAANPREMFGVDNFHPSAEGYATAAMAVLPTLCAALGVWPGTDRLEPDRHEDMLPVAKAAAEAVREAGTEVTGARAPWALLKHRRRRRLPEAAPEPADSQADARRP; this is translated from the coding sequence GTGGCACGGCGGATCGCGGCGGGTGCCGCGTTCGGCGGCGGGAGCATCGGGCTGCTGGGAGTGGCGGCCGTCGGCGTCCTGCTGGCCGAGGTCCAGCTGGCGAAGAGGTCGGTCGGCGGCGGGGTCGCGCCGCTGCCTCCCGGGGCCGACGGGCTCTACGGGCGCTCGTTCGCGTCCTCGGACCCCGCCTCCGTCCCGCTGCGGCTGGCCCTTCTGGGTGATTCGACGGCGGCGGGCCAGGGGGTCCGCCGGGCGGGCCAGACACCGGGCGCACTGCTGGCCTCGGGGCTGGCGGCGGTGGCGGAGCGTCCGGTGGTGCTGCGGAACGTGGCGCTGCCGGGAGCCCGCTCGGACGACCTGGAGCGCCAGGTCTCCCTGCTGCTGGCGACGCCGGCGGGACCGCCGGACGTCTGCGTGATCATGATCGGGGCGAACGACGTGACGCACCGGATGCCGCCGACGGAGTCCGTGCGGTCTCTCGCGGCGGCGGTGCGGCGGCTGCGGACGGCGGGCGCGGAGGTGATCGTCGGCACCTGCCCGGACCTGGGCACGATCGAGCCGGTGTACCAGCCGTTGCGCTGGCTGGCCCGGCGGGTGTCGCGGCAGCTGGCGGCGGCGCAGACGATCGTGGTGGTCGAGCAGGGCGGCCGGACGGTGTCGCTGGGCGATCTGCTGGGCCCGGAGTTCGCGGCGAACCCGCGGGAGATGTTCGGGGTGGACAACTTCCACCCGTCGGCGGAGGGGTACGCGACGGCCGCGATGGCGGTGCTGCCCACGCTGTGCGCGGCGCTGGGCGTGTGGCCGGGCACGGACCGGCTGGAGCCCGACCGCCACGAGGACATGCTCCCGGTGGCGAAGGCCGCGGCGGAGGCCGTGCGGGAGGCGGGCACGGAGGTCACGGGCGCCCGGGCCCCCTGGGCACTGCTCAAGCACCGCAGGCGGCGGCGTCTGCCCGAGGCCGCACCGGAGCCGGCCGATTCCCAGGCGGACGCCCGCCGCCCCTGA
- a CDS encoding cystathionine beta-synthase translates to MQFHDSMISLVGNTPLVKLNSVTTGIQATVLAKVEYFNPGGSVKDRIAIRMIEAAEESGALKPGGTIVEPTSGNTGVGLAIVAQQKGYKCIFVCPDKVSTDKINVLRAYGAEVVVCPTAVDPEHPDSYYNVSDRLVRETPGAWKPDQYSNPNNPRSHYETTGPELWEQTDGKITHFVAGVGTGGTISGTGKYLKEASGGRVEVVGADPEGSVYSGGSGRPYLVEGVGEDFWPTAYDATVTDRIVAVSDKDSFQMTRRLAKEEGLLVGGSCGMAVVAALEVAKDLGPDDVVVVLLPDSGRGYLSKIFNDEWMADYGFLEDTDSATVADVLRHKSGGLPSLVHMHPEETVGQAIEVLREYGVSQMPIVKPGAGHPDVMAAEVVGSVVERELLDALFTKRASLEDPLERHMSAPLPQVGSGEPVADLMTVLGAADAAIVLVEGKPTGVVSRQDLLAFLANGGVKHPVK, encoded by the coding sequence GTGCAATTCCACGACTCGATGATCAGCCTCGTCGGCAACACCCCGCTGGTGAAGCTCAACAGCGTCACAACGGGCATTCAGGCAACCGTCCTGGCCAAGGTCGAGTACTTCAACCCGGGCGGCTCGGTCAAGGACCGCATCGCCATCCGCATGATCGAGGCCGCCGAAGAGAGCGGCGCGCTCAAGCCCGGCGGCACGATCGTCGAGCCGACGTCCGGCAACACCGGCGTCGGTCTCGCCATCGTGGCCCAGCAGAAGGGCTACAAGTGCATCTTCGTCTGCCCCGACAAGGTGTCCACGGACAAGATCAACGTGCTGCGGGCGTACGGCGCCGAGGTCGTCGTCTGCCCCACCGCCGTCGACCCCGAGCACCCCGACTCGTACTACAACGTCTCGGACCGACTCGTCCGTGAGACCCCGGGAGCCTGGAAGCCCGACCAGTACTCGAACCCGAACAACCCGCGCTCGCACTACGAGACCACCGGTCCCGAACTGTGGGAGCAGACCGACGGGAAGATCACCCATTTCGTCGCGGGCGTCGGTACCGGCGGCACCATCTCGGGCACCGGCAAGTACCTGAAGGAGGCCAGTGGCGGCCGTGTCGAGGTCGTCGGCGCGGACCCCGAGGGCTCGGTCTACTCAGGCGGCTCCGGCCGTCCGTACCTGGTCGAGGGTGTCGGTGAGGACTTCTGGCCCACCGCCTACGACGCGACGGTCACCGACCGCATCGTCGCCGTGTCCGACAAGGACTCCTTCCAGATGACCCGCCGCCTCGCCAAGGAGGAGGGCCTCCTGGTGGGCGGCTCCTGCGGCATGGCGGTCGTCGCCGCGCTCGAGGTCGCCAAGGACCTCGGGCCCGACGACGTCGTGGTCGTCCTGCTCCCGGACTCGGGCCGCGGCTACCTCTCCAAGATCTTCAACGACGAGTGGATGGCGGACTACGGCTTCCTGGAGGACACCGACTCCGCCACCGTCGCCGACGTGCTGCGCCACAAGTCCGGCGGCCTTCCCTCGCTGGTCCACATGCACCCCGAGGAGACGGTCGGCCAGGCCATCGAGGTGCTGCGCGAGTACGGCGTCTCGCAGATGCCCATCGTCAAGCCCGGCGCCGGTCACCCCGACGTCATGGCCGCCGAGGTCGTCGGCTCCGTCGTCGAGCGCGAGCTCCTCGACGCGCTGTTCACCAAGCGCGCCTCCCTGGAGGACCCGCTGGAGCGTCACATGAGCGCCCCGCTCCCGCAGGTCGGCTCCGGCGAGCCGGTCGCGGACCTGATGACCGTGCTCGGCGCGGCGGACGCCGCGATCGTGCTGGTGGAGGGCAAGCCGACCGGTGTCGTCAGCCGCCAGGACCTGCTCGCCTTCCTCGCGAACGGCGGCGTCAAGCACCCCGTGAAGTAG
- a CDS encoding MurR/RpiR family transcriptional regulator, producing MNSRKGDGVSDSPAGRLQVLFEGHRLTPTQRRIAHCMVRRAADVPFLSSVELAELAGVSQPSVTRFAVALGFDGYPALRRHLREVAPAERKAEERAEHNEYQQAVLAEIENLRHLAGLLADPEPVARAGRLLAASRPLPVLGLRAASSQARGFAYFAAKVHPDVRLLDEGGSMLTDRIDAAVRAGSTALLCFALPRHPREVVEALEHARGIGLTVVTVAESAFAPVAAHSDLLIPAAVGTGLAFDTACAPMLLGRVLLEAMADELPDAQARLEEFDTKAAARGLFVE from the coding sequence ATGAATAGCAGGAAGGGGGACGGCGTGAGCGACAGCCCGGCCGGACGGCTGCAGGTGCTCTTCGAAGGGCATCGGCTGACACCGACGCAGCGGCGGATCGCGCACTGCATGGTGCGCCGAGCCGCCGACGTCCCGTTCCTGTCCAGCGTGGAGCTGGCCGAGCTCGCCGGGGTGAGCCAGCCGTCCGTCACGCGTTTCGCCGTCGCGCTCGGCTTCGACGGGTACCCCGCGCTCCGCCGTCATCTGCGCGAGGTCGCGCCGGCCGAGCGGAAGGCCGAGGAGCGCGCGGAGCACAACGAGTACCAGCAGGCCGTCCTCGCCGAGATCGAGAACCTGCGCCATCTCGCCGGGCTGCTAGCCGACCCCGAGCCCGTCGCACGCGCCGGGCGACTGCTCGCCGCGTCCCGGCCGCTGCCGGTGCTCGGACTGCGCGCCGCGTCGTCCCAGGCGCGCGGGTTCGCCTACTTCGCGGCCAAGGTCCACCCCGACGTCCGCCTCCTCGACGAGGGCGGCTCGATGCTCACCGACCGGATCGACGCGGCCGTGCGGGCCGGGTCCACGGCCCTGCTCTGCTTCGCGCTGCCCCGCCACCCCCGGGAGGTCGTGGAGGCGCTGGAGCACGCGCGTGGCATCGGACTGACCGTGGTGACGGTCGCCGAATCGGCCTTCGCCCCCGTCGCCGCCCACAGCGACCTGCTCATCCCGGCCGCCGTCGGCACCGGCCTCGCCTTCGACACGGCCTGTGCGCCGATGCTGCTCGGGCGGGTCCTGCTGGAGGCGATGGCGGACGAACTGCCGGACGCCCAGGCGCGGCTGGAGGAGTTCGACACCAAGGCGGCGGCGCGGGGTCTGTTCGTGGAATGA